A single genomic interval of Piliocolobus tephrosceles isolate RC106 chromosome 7, ASM277652v3, whole genome shotgun sequence harbors:
- the PSCA gene encoding prostate stem cell antigen: MTMKAVLLALLTAGLALQPGTALLCYSCKAQVSNADCLKVENCTQPEKQCWTERIRAVGLLTVISKGCSSNCVDDSQDYYVGKKNITCCDTDLCNASGAHALQPAVTILAPLPVLSLLLWGPSQL; encoded by the exons ATGACCATGAAGGCTGTGCTGCTTGCCCTGTTGACGGCAGGCTTGGCCCTGCAGCCAG GCACTGCCCTGCTGTGCTACTCCTGCAAGGCCCAGGTGAGCAATGCGGACTGCCTGAAGGTGGAGAACTGCACACAGCCGGAGAAGCAGTGCTGGACCGAGCGCATCC GCGCCGTGGGCCTCCTGACCGTCATCAGTAAAGGCTGCAGCTCAAACTGTGTGGATGACTCACAGGACTACTACGTGGGCAAGAAGAACATCACCTGCTGTGACACCGACTTGTGCAACGCCAGCGGGGCCCATGCCCTGCAGCCGGCTGTCACCATCCTGGCGCCGCTCCCTGTACTCAGCCTGCTGCTTTGGGGCCCCAGCCAGCTGTAG
- the JRK gene encoding jerky protein homolog isoform X2 has translation MASKLAAGRSGGEKRKRVVLTLKEKIDICTRLEKGESRKALMQEYNVGMSTLYDIRAHKAQLLRFFASSDSNKALEQRRTLHTPKLEHLDRVLYEWFLGKRSEGVPVSGPMLIEKAKDFYEQMQLTEPCVFSGGWLWRFKARHGIKKLDASSEKQAADHQAAEQFCGFFRSLAAEHGLSPEQVYNADETGLFWRCLPNPTPEGGAVPGLKQSKDRLTVLMCANATGSHRLKPLAIGKCSGPRAFKGIQHLPVAYKAQGNAWVDKEIFSDWFHHIFVPSVREHFRTIGLPDDSKAVLLLDSSRAHPQEAELVSSHVFTIFLPASVASLVQPMEQGIRRDFMRNFVNPPAPLQGPHARYNMNDAIFSMACAWNAIPSHVFRRAWRKLWPSGVFAEGSSSEEEVEAEHFQAKPHNKSFAHILELVKEGSSCPGQLRQRQAASWGVAGREAEGGQPPAATLPGEVVWGSEKTPKADQDGGGDPGEGEEAAWEQAAVAFDAVLRFAERQPCFSAQEVGQLRALRAVFRGQQQDGGVQSSSA, from the exons ATGGCCTCCAAGCTGGCTGCCGGGAGGAGCGGAGGGGAGAAGCGGAAAAGGGTGGTGCTGACGCTGAAGGAGAAGATTGACATCTGCACGCGCCTGGAGAAGGGCGAGAGCCGGAAGGCACTGATGCAGGAGTACAACGTGGGCATGTCCACCCTCTACGACATCAGGGCCCACAAGGCACAGCTGCTTCGGTTCTTTGCCAGCTCGGACTCCAACAAGGCGCTGGAGCAGCGGCGCACGCTGCACACGCCCAAGCTGGAGCACCTGGACCGCGTCCTGTACGAGTGGTTCCTGGGGAAGCGCTCCGAGGGCGTCCCCGTGTCAGGCCCCATGCTCATCGAGAAGGCCAAGGACTTCTACGAGCAGATGCAGCTCACTGAGCCCTGTGTGTTCTCTGGAGGGTGGCTTTGGCGCTTTAAGGCCAGACACGGCATTAAAAAGCTAGATGCATCCAGTGAAAAGCAGGCAGCGGACCACCAGGCCGCAGAGCAGTTCTGTGGGTTTTTCAGGAGCTTGGCTGCCGAGCACGGGCTGTCCCCCGAGCAGGTTTACAACGCTGATGAGACCGGCCTTTTCTGGCGGTGCCTGCCAAATCCCACTCCAGAAGGCGGggccgtgcctggcctcaagcagagCAAGGACCGGCTGACTGTGCTGATGTGTGCCAACGCCACGGGCTCCCACAGGCTCAAGCCCTTGGCCATCGGGAAATGCAGCGGCCCCAGGGCTTTCAAAGGCATCCAGCACCTGCCTGTCGCCTATAAGGCCCAGGGGAACGCCTGGGTGGACAAGGAGATTTTCTCCGATTGGTTCCACCATATCTTTGTGCCCTCGGTGAGAGAGCACTTCAGAACCATAGGTTTGCCTGATGACAGCAAGGCCGTTCTCTTGCTGGACAGCTCCCGGGCTCACCCGCAGGAGGCTGAGCTGGTGTCCAGTCATGTTTTCACCATCTTCCTGCCTGCCAGCGTGGCCTCATtggtgcagcccatggagcaggGCATTCGGAGAGACTTCATGAGGAACTTCGTTAACCCTCCGGCCCCCCTGCAGGGCCCCCACGCCCGCTACAATATGAATGATGCCATATTCAGCATGGCCTGTGCCTGGAACGCAATTCCCAGTCACGTCTTCAGGCGGGCCTGGAGGAAGCTGTGGCCCTCCGGTGTGTTTGCTGAAGGCTCCTCCtctgaggaggaggtggaggcagagcaCTTCCAAGCGAAGCCCCACAACAAATCCTTTGCGCACATCCTGGAGCTTGTGAAGGAAGGCTCCTCCTGCCCAGGCCAGCTTCGCCAGCGCCAGGCCGCCAGCTGGGGTGTAGCAGGAAGGGAGGCAGAAGGGGGACAACCCCCTGCTGCCACGTTGCCAGGAGAGGTTGTGTGGGGTTCAGAAAAGACTCCGAAAGCTGACCAAGACGGTGGAGGAGATCCTGGTGAGGGTGAGGAGGCGGCCTGGGAGCAGGCAGCCGTGGCCTTCGATGCAGTCCTGCGCTTTGCGGAGCGGCAGCCGTGCTTCAGTGCACAGGAAGTGGGGCAGCTGCGAGCGCTGCGTGCCGTATTCCGGGGCCAGCAGCAG gatggtGGAGTGCAGTCTTCTTCAGCCTGA
- the JRK gene encoding jerky protein homolog isoform X1: MASKLAAGRSGGEKRKRVVLTLKEKIDICTRLEKGESRKALMQEYNVGMSTLYDIRAHKAQLLRFFASSDSNKALEQRRTLHTPKLEHLDRVLYEWFLGKRSEGVPVSGPMLIEKAKDFYEQMQLTEPCVFSGGWLWRFKARHGIKKLDASSEKQAADHQAAEQFCGFFRSLAAEHGLSPEQVYNADETGLFWRCLPNPTPEGGAVPGLKQSKDRLTVLMCANATGSHRLKPLAIGKCSGPRAFKGIQHLPVAYKAQGNAWVDKEIFSDWFHHIFVPSVREHFRTIGLPDDSKAVLLLDSSRAHPQEAELVSSHVFTIFLPASVASLVQPMEQGIRRDFMRNFVNPPAPLQGPHARYNMNDAIFSMACAWNAIPSHVFRRAWRKLWPSGVFAEGSSSEEEVEAEHFQAKPHNKSFAHILELVKEGSSCPGQLRQRQAASWGVAGREAEGGQPPAATLPGEVVWGSEKTPKADQDGGGDPGEGEEAAWEQAAVAFDAVLRFAERQPCFSAQEVGQLRALRAVFRGQQQVRRRCGALGAVVKVEALQEGPGGCGATAHSPLPCSSTAGDN; the protein is encoded by the coding sequence ATGGCCTCCAAGCTGGCTGCCGGGAGGAGCGGAGGGGAGAAGCGGAAAAGGGTGGTGCTGACGCTGAAGGAGAAGATTGACATCTGCACGCGCCTGGAGAAGGGCGAGAGCCGGAAGGCACTGATGCAGGAGTACAACGTGGGCATGTCCACCCTCTACGACATCAGGGCCCACAAGGCACAGCTGCTTCGGTTCTTTGCCAGCTCGGACTCCAACAAGGCGCTGGAGCAGCGGCGCACGCTGCACACGCCCAAGCTGGAGCACCTGGACCGCGTCCTGTACGAGTGGTTCCTGGGGAAGCGCTCCGAGGGCGTCCCCGTGTCAGGCCCCATGCTCATCGAGAAGGCCAAGGACTTCTACGAGCAGATGCAGCTCACTGAGCCCTGTGTGTTCTCTGGAGGGTGGCTTTGGCGCTTTAAGGCCAGACACGGCATTAAAAAGCTAGATGCATCCAGTGAAAAGCAGGCAGCGGACCACCAGGCCGCAGAGCAGTTCTGTGGGTTTTTCAGGAGCTTGGCTGCCGAGCACGGGCTGTCCCCCGAGCAGGTTTACAACGCTGATGAGACCGGCCTTTTCTGGCGGTGCCTGCCAAATCCCACTCCAGAAGGCGGggccgtgcctggcctcaagcagagCAAGGACCGGCTGACTGTGCTGATGTGTGCCAACGCCACGGGCTCCCACAGGCTCAAGCCCTTGGCCATCGGGAAATGCAGCGGCCCCAGGGCTTTCAAAGGCATCCAGCACCTGCCTGTCGCCTATAAGGCCCAGGGGAACGCCTGGGTGGACAAGGAGATTTTCTCCGATTGGTTCCACCATATCTTTGTGCCCTCGGTGAGAGAGCACTTCAGAACCATAGGTTTGCCTGATGACAGCAAGGCCGTTCTCTTGCTGGACAGCTCCCGGGCTCACCCGCAGGAGGCTGAGCTGGTGTCCAGTCATGTTTTCACCATCTTCCTGCCTGCCAGCGTGGCCTCATtggtgcagcccatggagcaggGCATTCGGAGAGACTTCATGAGGAACTTCGTTAACCCTCCGGCCCCCCTGCAGGGCCCCCACGCCCGCTACAATATGAATGATGCCATATTCAGCATGGCCTGTGCCTGGAACGCAATTCCCAGTCACGTCTTCAGGCGGGCCTGGAGGAAGCTGTGGCCCTCCGGTGTGTTTGCTGAAGGCTCCTCCtctgaggaggaggtggaggcagagcaCTTCCAAGCGAAGCCCCACAACAAATCCTTTGCGCACATCCTGGAGCTTGTGAAGGAAGGCTCCTCCTGCCCAGGCCAGCTTCGCCAGCGCCAGGCCGCCAGCTGGGGTGTAGCAGGAAGGGAGGCAGAAGGGGGACAACCCCCTGCTGCCACGTTGCCAGGAGAGGTTGTGTGGGGTTCAGAAAAGACTCCGAAAGCTGACCAAGACGGTGGAGGAGATCCTGGTGAGGGTGAGGAGGCGGCCTGGGAGCAGGCAGCCGTGGCCTTCGATGCAGTCCTGCGCTTTGCGGAGCGGCAGCCGTGCTTCAGTGCACAGGAAGTGGGGCAGCTGCGAGCGCTGCGTGCCGTATTCCGGGGCCAGCAGCAGGTGAGGAGGCGGTGTGGCGCCCTCGGGGCTGTGGTCAAGGTTGAAGCCCTCCAGGAGGGCCCTGGTGGCTGCGGGGCCACGGCTCACTCTCCCTTGCCCTGCTCATCCACAGCAGGTGACAACTGA